From a single Camarhynchus parvulus chromosome 6, STF_HiC, whole genome shotgun sequence genomic region:
- the ARL3 gene encoding ADP-ribosylation factor-like protein 3, producing MGLLSILRKLKSTPDQEVRILLLGLDNAGKTTLLKQLASEDISHITPTQGFNIKSVQSQGFKLNVWDIGGQRKIRPYWRNYFENTDILIYVIDSADRKRFEETGQELAELLDEEKLSGVPVLIFANKQDLLTAAPASEIAEGLNLHTIRDRVWQIQSCSALSGEGVQDGMNWVCKNVSTKKK from the exons ATG GGTTTACTGTCAATCTTGCGCAAACTAAAAAGCACCCCAGACCAGGAGGTGAGAATCCTCCTCTTGGGACTGGATAATGCAGGCAAGACCACACTCCTGAAACAGCTGGCATCAGAGGACATCAGCCACATCACCCCAACACAG GGCTTCAACATCAAAAGTGTACAGTCTCAAGGCTTCAAACTGAACGTATGGGACATAGGCGGACAGAGGAAGATCAGACCATACTGGAGGAACTATTTTGAAAACACTGATATCCTT atcTATGTCATTGACAGTGCTGATAGGAAGAGGTTTGAAGAAACAGGTCAG GAGCTGGCTGAGCTTTTGGATGAAGAAAAGCTTAGTGGAGTCCCCGTGCTCATATTCGCTAACAAGCAGGATTTGCTGACGGCTGCCCCTGCTTCGGAGATTGCTGAGGGACTGAACCTGCACACAATCCGGGACAGAGTCTGGCAGATCCAGTCTTGTTCGGCTCTTTCAGGAGAGGGAGTACAG GACGGCATGAACTGGGTGTGCAAAAATGTCAGTACTAAGAAGAAGTAA